The Prosthecobacter algae genome has a window encoding:
- a CDS encoding tetratricopeptide repeat-containing glycosyltransferase family protein → MTAGINIEAALELHRSGRVQEACTIYAILLQAEPGSAVALQGLATAHAQRGDFVVAVELFDRALKLKPDYAEAHANRGNVLRCLARFEEALECYHRATELKPVFAEAYNSRGVVLRDLKRLEEALANHERAIEIKPDYANAWMNRGIVLREMGRYQEALSSYEQVIEMRPEDAQTFNYQGMVLYRLERYEEALASYRQAIRLRPDYAEAHYHHSLALRETLRVTEAVESCDRAIQVRPSYAEAWWNRAELLILAGDYPRGWRTFSWRWRSAEYGKVLRQFVQPLWDGTEDIAGKTLLVTLDGGFGDTLQFCRYVSLVVQRGADVILEVQAGLLTLMQGSFDNVCIITNGQRLPAFDCSCPLMNLPGAFALAMKDIPARLPYLQAPRKQVETWVRRLGTRTRPRIGLVWSGSTEHSNDRQRSMTLATMAALLDCDAEFHCLQKQVRDVDRQAIVDLPIHTWEEELSNFSETAGLIMALDLVISVDTSVAHLAGALGRPVWVMLPHVPDMRWLLERDDSPWYPEIMRLFRQPSRGAWPRVIARVSEELNRFIQSQSPPGAEISSPPIPPAMAANF, encoded by the coding sequence ATGACCGCCGGGATAAACATTGAAGCGGCGCTGGAACTGCATCGCTCGGGACGCGTGCAGGAGGCCTGCACCATTTATGCCATTCTGCTGCAAGCGGAACCTGGGAGTGCCGTTGCCTTGCAAGGGCTGGCAACTGCCCATGCCCAGCGCGGAGACTTTGTCGTCGCCGTCGAATTGTTTGACCGCGCGTTAAAACTAAAGCCAGACTATGCGGAGGCGCATGCAAATCGCGGCAATGTCTTGCGCTGCCTGGCGCGCTTTGAGGAGGCCCTGGAGTGTTATCATCGGGCCACTGAACTGAAGCCCGTCTTCGCCGAAGCCTATAATAGCCGAGGTGTGGTGCTACGAGATTTGAAGCGGCTGGAAGAAGCCTTGGCGAATCACGAACGGGCCATCGAGATCAAGCCCGACTATGCCAATGCCTGGATGAACCGTGGCATTGTGCTGCGCGAAATGGGCCGTTATCAAGAAGCGCTTTCCAGTTATGAACAGGTGATTGAAATGCGTCCAGAAGATGCGCAGACGTTTAACTACCAAGGCATGGTGCTCTATCGCCTCGAACGTTATGAAGAGGCCCTGGCGAGCTATCGGCAGGCCATCAGGCTAAGGCCAGACTATGCAGAAGCCCACTATCATCACAGCCTCGCACTGCGTGAAACACTCCGTGTGACGGAGGCTGTCGAAAGTTGTGACCGGGCGATTCAGGTCCGGCCCAGCTATGCAGAGGCATGGTGGAACCGGGCGGAGTTGCTGATCCTGGCTGGTGACTATCCACGCGGCTGGCGGACTTTTTCCTGGCGTTGGCGATCTGCTGAATATGGGAAGGTGCTTCGTCAGTTTGTTCAGCCTCTGTGGGACGGCACTGAGGATATTGCCGGCAAGACTTTGCTCGTGACTCTTGACGGCGGTTTTGGCGACACCCTCCAGTTTTGCCGCTATGTGTCGCTGGTTGTTCAAAGAGGCGCAGACGTTATTTTGGAGGTGCAGGCTGGGCTGCTCACACTGATGCAAGGCAGTTTTGATAATGTTTGTATCATCACAAACGGGCAGAGATTGCCCGCCTTTGATTGTAGCTGCCCGCTGATGAATCTGCCGGGTGCCTTTGCTCTAGCAATGAAGGATATCCCTGCTCGCCTTCCTTATCTCCAGGCCCCGCGAAAGCAGGTGGAGACGTGGGTACGACGGCTGGGCACTAGGACCAGGCCCCGCATCGGCCTTGTGTGGTCTGGCAGCACGGAGCATTCAAATGACCGGCAGCGCAGCATGACCCTGGCCACCATGGCGGCACTCCTAGACTGTGATGCAGAGTTTCATTGCCTGCAAAAGCAGGTTCGCGATGTGGATCGTCAAGCCATCGTTGATTTGCCGATTCATACCTGGGAGGAAGAGCTGTCCAATTTTTCAGAGACTGCAGGTCTAATAATGGCGTTAGATCTCGTCATCAGTGTGGATACCTCAGTCGCACATTTGGCGGGTGCATTGGGAAGACCTGTCTGGGTTATGCTGCCCCATGTCCCAGACATGCGCTGGTTATTGGAGCGCGATGACTCTCCTTGGTATCCAGAGATCATGCGTCTTTTCCGTCAGCCCTCACGCGGAGCGTGGCCGAGGGTCATTGCCCGTGTTAGTGAGGAATTGAACCGGTTTATCCAATCCCAGAGCCCCCCGGGAGCAGAAATTTCTTCACCGCCAATTCCACCTGCGATGGCAGCCAATTTTTAG
- a CDS encoding putative nucleotidyltransferase substrate binding domain-containing protein, which produces MSISISQFRAISLQGEGKLAVTPRNELQTKGTGWGRVVEWVRGKTVDGRESKAVENKQVKEAFISAIKQEYGDVMAERATHELGKHSSLKARTVQAVLKNAEANKTDFFKLHNVRSLEKQVQALVLKHGGLEAIYNMGQTEASLTRTYGVERPAYDPKVVGKFMDEMLSKLPEHKLRDPKYPVSLGDIQQHMGRAVIKNMWQKGEAGFGPEQIKQVLEIKDPRTRVQVGSNLMAIASLASHEVPSSREKITQATIKFFQTVCLNLDQPLAREIAINGASNGLLALDLEGVAEAYEESVGVGSKPADNIKFFCAAEKCYKLRGEEEGGRNVLSSITKSLENFVREQSPIVDNNQPLKHPPDVGKDRERLASIRNNAHKQEMGGENSISGQVGSFIKDLYKQSLEEFGVNLESQTFILYGSGSRDEMFPFSDLEFAVLTDKDSKETDPNLIKALEYFEMRITALGETPMGLEQDIPIREGFCFDPGGNAPSSIRSVGTFVGTAIEVARQIDPKSLIMAEVFSSAKCLIGGKDRCQKYNENVNSIFAEKITPRGPTKGQEYAINNLNDHLQKMEKQGNPITKRDLSNLKSINAKELSRFPVFLASSLCKYHGVSAEVTNTLDRLKVLFDKGVLNEGELKALEAAFNGFGKLRLLAEVHHQGQEHTIYKDQVNEALSLNGKEWQSMLEVLEPLRGIYEKVVQFVGNPSAVFKASS; this is translated from the coding sequence ATGAGCATTAGCATCAGCCAATTCCGGGCCATTTCACTTCAGGGTGAAGGCAAGCTGGCCGTGACCCCAAGAAACGAGCTGCAAACCAAAGGCACCGGATGGGGGCGAGTGGTCGAATGGGTTCGGGGAAAAACAGTGGATGGCAGGGAATCCAAAGCGGTCGAAAATAAACAAGTCAAAGAAGCATTCATCTCAGCTATCAAGCAAGAGTATGGCGACGTGATGGCGGAGCGGGCCACCCATGAACTTGGCAAACACAGCAGTCTAAAAGCCCGTACTGTCCAGGCCGTGCTCAAAAATGCCGAGGCGAACAAGACAGATTTCTTCAAGCTGCACAATGTGCGCTCATTGGAGAAGCAGGTTCAGGCACTGGTCTTGAAGCACGGCGGATTGGAAGCCATCTACAACATGGGGCAAACCGAGGCCAGTTTGACCAGGACCTATGGGGTCGAGCGGCCGGCGTATGATCCCAAGGTGGTTGGAAAGTTCATGGATGAAATGCTCTCCAAGCTTCCCGAACATAAGCTGCGCGATCCGAAATATCCGGTCTCGCTGGGCGATATTCAGCAGCATATGGGAAGGGCTGTCATTAAGAACATGTGGCAGAAAGGGGAAGCGGGCTTTGGTCCTGAGCAGATCAAGCAGGTTCTGGAGATCAAGGATCCTAGGACGAGAGTACAGGTGGGATCCAACCTGATGGCCATCGCATCCCTCGCCAGCCATGAAGTGCCTTCTTCCAGAGAGAAGATCACCCAGGCCACGATCAAATTCTTCCAGACGGTCTGCCTCAATCTGGACCAGCCGCTGGCCCGGGAGATCGCCATCAACGGAGCTTCCAACGGGCTACTTGCGCTCGACTTGGAGGGTGTGGCCGAGGCCTATGAGGAATCCGTCGGAGTGGGCAGCAAGCCTGCGGACAACATCAAGTTTTTCTGTGCGGCTGAGAAGTGCTATAAGCTCAGGGGTGAAGAAGAAGGTGGACGGAATGTGCTCAGTTCGATCACCAAGAGCCTGGAAAATTTTGTCCGGGAACAGTCGCCAATTGTGGACAACAATCAGCCTTTGAAACACCCGCCGGATGTGGGCAAAGACCGGGAACGGCTGGCTTCCATTCGCAACAATGCACACAAGCAGGAAATGGGTGGTGAAAACAGCATCTCCGGGCAGGTGGGTTCTTTCATTAAGGACCTCTACAAGCAGTCGCTGGAGGAGTTCGGAGTTAATTTGGAAAGCCAGACCTTCATTTTGTATGGATCAGGCAGCCGGGATGAGATGTTTCCGTTTTCCGACCTGGAATTTGCTGTGCTTACCGACAAGGACAGCAAAGAAACGGATCCGAACTTGATCAAGGCACTGGAATACTTTGAGATGCGGATCACCGCCCTCGGAGAGACGCCCATGGGCTTAGAACAGGACATTCCTATTCGAGAAGGCTTCTGCTTCGACCCCGGCGGCAATGCCCCATCCTCGATCCGGAGTGTCGGGACATTCGTTGGGACTGCGATCGAAGTTGCGAGGCAGATTGATCCGAAGAGCTTGATCATGGCAGAGGTGTTTTCATCAGCCAAATGCCTCATCGGCGGCAAAGACCGCTGCCAAAAATACAACGAGAACGTAAACAGCATTTTTGCAGAAAAGATCACCCCGAGGGGACCGACCAAAGGTCAGGAATATGCAATCAACAACCTCAATGATCATTTGCAGAAGATGGAGAAGCAGGGCAACCCGATCACGAAGAGGGACTTGTCCAATCTCAAGAGCATCAATGCCAAGGAGTTGTCTCGATTCCCGGTGTTCCTAGCATCCTCCCTATGCAAGTATCATGGCGTGTCAGCGGAAGTAACCAATACCCTGGATAGACTGAAGGTGCTGTTCGATAAAGGGGTTCTCAACGAGGGTGAATTGAAAGCGCTGGAAGCTGCTTTCAACGGATTTGGAAAGCTGCGGCTTTTGGCCGAAGTTCATCACCAGGGCCAGGAACACACCATTTATAAAGACCAAGTCAATGAAGCGCTTTCCCTGAACGGCAAAGAATGGCAGTCCATGCTTGAAGTGTTGGAACCCCTGCGTGGCATTTATGAAAAAGTCGTCCAATTTGTGGGGAATCCATCCGCCGTCTTTAAAGCTTCTTCATGA
- a CDS encoding type III secretion system chaperone, translating to MRFISPGDGRLSPPTRHGGLVAPYERLGMALFGGESLEVKSGRFHGIAAHAWSIPAQYLARTVILISRLRNNLWAQRVCAFSAPLETYNIKHQLLPMDSNALSIMIQELGEHLGLSGLELDETAACYLRFDDLLLCLEVDTAQEKMMIYAPVAELPETDREDLLLSLLKANLFWGETDGATLAVSLATNKIILQGALPLASLTSAALSNHLESFVNQAESWSVRLASSESDDRSSGILEVRQFV from the coding sequence ATGCGGTTCATTTCTCCTGGTGATGGCCGCCTTTCTCCACCTACCCGCCATGGAGGGTTGGTTGCTCCTTATGAGCGGTTGGGCATGGCGCTATTTGGTGGGGAATCTCTGGAGGTAAAAAGTGGCCGATTTCACGGGATAGCGGCCCATGCGTGGAGCATCCCAGCACAATATTTGGCAAGAACTGTAATCCTGATCTCGCGATTGCGGAATAACCTGTGGGCGCAGCGTGTCTGTGCCTTCAGCGCACCGCTGGAAACTTATAATATTAAGCATCAACTACTTCCCATGGATAGCAATGCCCTCTCAATCATGATCCAGGAGCTGGGCGAACACCTCGGTCTGTCAGGACTTGAGCTTGATGAAACCGCAGCCTGCTACCTGAGATTCGATGATCTTCTGCTCTGCCTCGAAGTTGATACGGCTCAGGAAAAAATGATGATTTATGCCCCGGTGGCAGAGCTTCCAGAGACGGATCGTGAAGACCTCCTGCTCTCGCTTCTCAAGGCAAACCTGTTCTGGGGGGAAACCGATGGCGCGACGCTGGCGGTTTCGTTGGCGACCAACAAGATCATCCTTCAAGGGGCACTGCCGCTGGCCAGCCTCACCTCTGCGGCACTCAGCAATCACTTGGAATCCTTCGTCAACCAGGCTGAAAGCTGGTCTGTGCGACTGGCAAGTTCTGAGTCGGATGACCGCAGCAGCGGGATTCTCGAGGTTCGACAGTTCGTCTGA
- a CDS encoding protein kinase domain-containing protein has protein sequence MAGCHYQIYPHMNTFGILDRQSTVQLHPVNVERQPQQGQKDPSIANRQSRVAQTAILTQTKNAKALTERKVTAGNLLSKNGLKTALGKASGYAGLKDKMMRLAFKLTHPSRNADAGFGSLHKSALRLAEQYQKLVAKNAPASERLSTLKCLETTLQVMQEKHVGKSILRGLKTEEARQGPIHDMLQFVGHEIRCQPEVHRAKAYELMHQYQDLVQAGGKSDSNGIQMKRELLAKVEDHLLTAREGGVTKSNDMKLLELVQNEIGRLKEHAPLESELSKAFTAIAKNKDSKPEAEFVLFRDKEGNLQKLKHVNTRQVDHVAEMSTRFKSQNEQARQQRLQVMDDREDLNSWAKIDQMMVNHGIENFDRSQLKSVGNQMRVSDGLAVAREEFILASEHDSVSGTLVEIPEKLPLLTDQGMPEMELDAKLTQSIADLLVRNEATGDVAQELGESIAEELRKLDAQTQLSYATSDGKIFKSELLSKLAAQSPQLMSEGVPDPESYGFKFSYDSASPEMQQFLDQVFAQTVSRLGDRQIDSNTLVIGGERYERKKELGEGSFGVVSLYESASGRQIAVKESLSQDPNIHGYNKKAAQDLACREVRAHYQAMGDGHPNVINLVGAVRNSDGDLLVAMELAPNGDVHQASQKIETALKDGAISQKAATVLRLTLLQDMFKGMQHMQETRGMMHLDVKPLNYFIGQDGTAMLGDFGTSKNSSTVWVQDIGVDNPRWLAPEVAIDRADADTARKQLRNELEMKSEKLIKQEWETMLIDFEERDVPDSARLIQWQKLNKAHEMNIDKIINAINYEVTHKSDTWALGITAYEMFVKELPFVSSKDRFAFQMENRIRDFGRTSENRMRSTAEGTEGLTSLDRLLNQMLKPDPKDRISLSDALQSSVFHEPGVGSVEARELIKAITNKKPDPTMIKQLSVNLGI, from the coding sequence TTGGCCGGATGCCATTATCAAATCTATCCACACATGAATACTTTTGGAATTCTGGACCGGCAGTCCACAGTTCAGCTTCATCCTGTCAATGTCGAGCGCCAGCCTCAGCAAGGCCAGAAAGATCCCTCAATCGCGAATAGACAGTCGCGTGTGGCGCAGACCGCGATACTGACCCAGACAAAGAATGCAAAAGCCCTCACTGAGCGAAAGGTCACAGCAGGCAACTTGCTCAGCAAAAATGGACTCAAGACAGCACTCGGAAAAGCTTCCGGTTATGCGGGCCTCAAAGACAAGATGATGCGGTTAGCCTTTAAGCTAACCCACCCCAGCAGGAATGCGGATGCAGGCTTTGGAAGTCTGCACAAAAGCGCTCTGCGTCTGGCGGAGCAGTACCAAAAACTGGTGGCGAAAAACGCGCCTGCCTCTGAGAGGCTCAGCACCCTAAAATGCCTCGAGACCACCTTGCAAGTCATGCAGGAAAAGCATGTGGGGAAGAGTATTCTCAGGGGGCTGAAAACGGAAGAGGCCAGACAGGGGCCGATCCATGACATGCTTCAATTCGTGGGTCATGAGATCAGATGCCAGCCAGAGGTCCATCGGGCCAAGGCTTATGAGTTGATGCACCAGTATCAGGACCTGGTCCAGGCAGGTGGAAAGTCGGATAGCAACGGCATCCAAATGAAGCGGGAGCTGTTGGCGAAAGTGGAGGATCACCTCCTCACCGCACGGGAAGGCGGGGTGACCAAAAGCAATGACATGAAGTTGCTGGAGCTTGTGCAGAATGAAATAGGGCGGCTGAAGGAGCATGCACCGTTGGAAAGCGAGCTTTCGAAAGCTTTCACCGCCATTGCTAAAAACAAGGACAGCAAGCCCGAGGCTGAATTTGTCCTGTTTCGCGACAAGGAGGGGAACTTGCAAAAGCTCAAGCACGTCAATACCCGGCAAGTGGATCACGTGGCGGAGATGAGCACGCGCTTTAAAAGTCAAAACGAACAGGCTAGGCAGCAGCGCCTGCAAGTCATGGATGATCGTGAAGACCTGAACTCCTGGGCTAAGATTGATCAAATGATGGTCAACCATGGCATTGAAAATTTTGATCGCAGCCAGCTAAAATCGGTCGGGAATCAAATGCGTGTGTCTGATGGTCTGGCCGTGGCTCGGGAAGAATTTATTCTGGCTTCGGAGCATGACTCCGTCTCGGGCACGCTCGTCGAGATCCCCGAAAAGCTCCCTCTGCTGACAGATCAGGGGATGCCCGAGATGGAGCTGGACGCGAAACTAACTCAAAGCATTGCAGATTTGCTGGTTCGTAATGAAGCAACCGGTGATGTGGCCCAGGAATTGGGAGAATCAATCGCAGAGGAACTCCGCAAGCTGGATGCCCAGACGCAGTTAAGCTATGCCACCAGCGACGGCAAAATATTCAAGAGCGAGCTCCTTAGCAAGCTAGCGGCCCAATCCCCGCAACTCATGTCCGAAGGTGTGCCGGATCCGGAATCATACGGCTTCAAATTCAGTTATGACAGTGCCTCGCCAGAGATGCAGCAGTTCCTTGATCAAGTCTTTGCGCAAACGGTCTCGCGCCTTGGGGATCGTCAGATCGACTCGAATACGTTAGTCATCGGAGGTGAGCGCTATGAGCGGAAGAAGGAGCTGGGCGAGGGAAGCTTTGGCGTCGTTTCTCTTTATGAAAGTGCCTCTGGCCGGCAGATCGCGGTCAAAGAGTCTTTGAGCCAAGATCCAAACATACATGGCTACAATAAGAAGGCCGCCCAAGATCTCGCATGCCGGGAGGTGCGTGCGCACTATCAGGCGATGGGGGATGGCCATCCGAATGTGATCAATCTTGTGGGTGCCGTTCGCAACTCTGATGGTGACCTGCTCGTCGCCATGGAACTGGCGCCGAATGGAGATGTTCATCAAGCATCCCAGAAGATCGAGACGGCGCTGAAGGACGGTGCAATCAGCCAGAAAGCAGCCACCGTGTTGCGCCTGACTTTACTGCAAGATATGTTCAAAGGCATGCAGCACATGCAGGAAACGCGGGGCATGATGCACCTGGATGTGAAGCCGCTGAACTACTTCATTGGCCAGGATGGGACGGCGATGCTGGGCGACTTTGGCACATCAAAAAACAGCTCCACCGTCTGGGTTCAGGATATAGGCGTGGACAATCCACGTTGGCTGGCACCAGAGGTGGCGATTGACCGGGCAGATGCGGACACCGCCCGGAAGCAACTGCGCAATGAGCTGGAGATGAAAAGTGAGAAACTCATCAAGCAGGAATGGGAGACGATGCTCATTGATTTTGAAGAACGAGACGTTCCCGATTCTGCGCGATTGATTCAATGGCAGAAGCTAAACAAGGCCCACGAGATGAACATTGATAAAATCATCAATGCCATCAACTACGAGGTTACCCACAAGTCAGACACCTGGGCCCTCGGCATCACGGCCTATGAGATGTTTGTGAAGGAGTTACCCTTTGTCAGCTCGAAAGACCGGTTCGCTTTTCAAATGGAAAACCGTATCCGCGACTTCGGGCGCACCTCCGAAAACCGAATGCGCTCAACCGCTGAAGGCACGGAGGGGTTGACCTCCTTGGACCGTCTGCTGAACCAGATGCTGAAACCTGATCCGAAAGACCGCATCAGCCTGAGCGATGCACTTCAATCCAGTGTGTTTCATGAACCAGGTGTAGGCAGTGTGGAGGCTCGCGAATTAATCAAGGCCATTACAAATAAGAAACCAGACCCTACAATGATCAAGCAGCTCTCGGTAAACCTCGGTATATAA
- a CDS encoding type III secretion system chaperone: MSLSEILASLPPELGLQDLASDANGICELAVDDRLKILIEEEPQTLSLHLYSVVASVAEMDAVPAFATVLEAQLFGREIGEGMAFGLDQATSEIVLWRKMYSGNLEPDTFAEALTEFINWAEHWQTRLGTEGMSHSDLNLESTANEFFIRA, encoded by the coding sequence ATGTCCCTCTCAGAAATACTTGCCTCCCTCCCTCCTGAACTCGGGCTTCAAGATCTCGCTAGCGATGCCAATGGCATCTGCGAACTGGCCGTAGATGACCGGTTAAAGATTCTCATCGAAGAGGAGCCTCAAACACTGAGCCTGCACCTTTACAGCGTCGTGGCTTCGGTGGCAGAGATGGATGCTGTTCCGGCGTTTGCCACGGTGCTTGAGGCGCAACTCTTTGGGCGGGAGATCGGCGAAGGCATGGCCTTTGGGTTGGATCAAGCGACAAGCGAAATCGTGCTTTGGCGCAAGATGTACAGCGGGAATCTGGAGCCCGATACGTTTGCCGAAGCGCTCACAGAATTCATCAATTGGGCTGAGCATTGGCAGACTAGGCTGGGCACAGAAGGGATGAGCCACAGCGATCTCAATCTGGAGTCAACAGCCAATGAATTCTTCATCCGCGCCTAA
- a CDS encoding type III secretion system chaperone yields the protein MNTIDNLKQLLAEIGPATEEVMIVQQLEADSWHVLLDENLGIDLDYLEDQEKLVLSVELGSPPPDKLAATYAFLLHYNFIWLQTGCLKMGLDASNGSISMTFEANASTLDLNNLQSLLTEFAQKALVWRELITVGFEDDASSSSEYREMMPAAIRV from the coding sequence ATGAACACTATCGACAATCTCAAGCAACTACTGGCAGAAATCGGACCCGCGACAGAGGAGGTCATGATCGTGCAGCAATTGGAGGCTGACTCCTGGCATGTGCTGCTAGATGAAAACCTGGGCATCGACCTAGATTATTTGGAGGATCAAGAAAAGCTTGTGCTCAGTGTCGAACTGGGCTCTCCGCCCCCAGACAAACTCGCTGCCACGTACGCTTTTCTTTTGCATTACAACTTCATTTGGTTGCAAACTGGCTGTTTGAAAATGGGGCTCGACGCTAGCAATGGGAGCATTTCGATGACCTTTGAGGCGAACGCCAGCACACTGGACTTGAACAACCTGCAAAGTCTCCTAACCGAATTTGCACAGAAAGCCCTCGTCTGGCGTGAACTCATTACTGTCGGCTTTGAGGACGACGCGTCCAGTTCATCCGAATATCGAGAAATGATGCCTGCAGCCATTCGCGTCTAG
- a CDS encoding type III secretion system chaperone: protein MNLSDALLEAGLLLGLPGLALSEQGTCRLVFDGRLEVDFELLPDGQTLHLSSVVSLLDLEDAASLGALLRANVLGSQTGGGYFSLSPAGEVLFERRLHMETVGLTGFIQEVERFVNYLDGWEDQLVSGDLTFSRNQDILFG from the coding sequence ATGAACCTCTCTGACGCACTTCTTGAAGCCGGACTTTTGCTGGGTTTACCTGGACTCGCGCTCAGTGAACAAGGCACCTGCCGCTTGGTCTTTGATGGACGGTTGGAAGTGGACTTTGAACTTTTGCCCGACGGTCAAACGCTGCACTTGAGTTCTGTTGTCTCGCTTCTCGATCTCGAAGATGCGGCATCCCTGGGAGCTCTCTTGCGAGCAAACGTTCTGGGTTCGCAAACCGGGGGGGGTTATTTCTCTCTGAGCCCCGCGGGAGAAGTTTTGTTTGAGCGTCGACTCCACATGGAGACGGTTGGCCTCACGGGCTTCATCCAAGAGGTTGAACGGTTCGTGAACTATCTCGATGGATGGGAAGACCAGTTGGTAAGCGGCGACCTTACCTTTAGCAGAAATCAGGACATACTGTTCGGTTAA
- a CDS encoding type III secretion system chaperone has translation MATYSARNAIAHLITYLGLTEVPIEPDGSCGLLFDQDTHVTLEPDIERTDLLHLHTLVGSIAAGNRKAQFVHLLRGNYLGRASGGAVLSLDATETSILLHTSLITEPMNLESLSEHLMTLVQSAKLWQQRLANAEATKSRSDTPTDLSFSSMLRV, from the coding sequence ATGGCCACATACAGTGCTCGCAATGCCATTGCCCACCTGATAACCTACCTGGGCCTGACCGAAGTGCCAATCGAGCCCGATGGCTCTTGTGGCCTCCTGTTTGATCAGGACACCCATGTGACTTTAGAGCCCGACATTGAGCGCACGGATCTCTTGCACTTGCATACGCTGGTAGGTTCTATCGCTGCCGGAAATCGCAAAGCCCAGTTTGTGCATCTGCTGCGGGGAAACTACCTGGGCCGGGCAAGCGGCGGGGCGGTGCTGTCTCTGGATGCGACGGAAACCAGCATTCTGTTACACACCTCTCTGATCACTGAACCCATGAATCTGGAGTCGTTATCTGAGCATCTGATGACTTTGGTGCAGAGCGCCAAACTCTGGCAACAGCGCCTCGCCAATGCTGAAGCCACCAAGTCGAGGAGTGATACCCCCACTGACCTTTCCTTCTCCTCCATGCTCCGCGTCTAA
- a CDS encoding anthrax toxin-like adenylyl cyclase domain-containing protein, protein MGGQVTEHPVIQDISLAPQQRLIIEDIGPRPQQVTVENTGPQRATLVPVSSAFCGHLDKLKSSGMITGAQAIKDSGLVGSHVEKFKQVAKDTNTILMFRPVNQMSTGLLEEGTAAKGLNVHGKSSDWGPMSGYIARDQNLSKKHDDSKAITKGIEDNQHSLEHDGDRVGSSQLTLSNNRLNYLTENKLIIPCNDMGEPLSKSPENGQRYFLNGGKNENYVFKLEPDQGGFKVSYKNLEGKQPVVGETVKEWKELEVMGGKTKKEDAPVPLTADYDMFAMLPKMGDGKLAGKTLDRDPVLALLMKERSELKEQLRTASGDSVTELKDQLKSKSREIIRTTINNGRSKLLGQEDRQKVDPELGRLTKWQGEIRTKLNDSVKGENGYTGGDLVKHGTEQDNTQFSEKDEKVFVIMPNGDTFMTQNWEQTQAFMWSAKQDDFLTYTNRSYKQSGEMPTKTTFYPGQNPEDKFSGTRLDFDMKQAAVNLGLTTG, encoded by the coding sequence ATGGGCGGACAGGTCACCGAACATCCGGTTATTCAGGACATCTCACTAGCTCCGCAGCAAAGGTTGATCATCGAAGACATCGGCCCACGTCCGCAGCAAGTCACGGTAGAGAACACGGGGCCGCAGCGGGCGACATTGGTCCCCGTCTCATCCGCTTTCTGCGGGCATCTCGACAAGCTAAAGTCCAGCGGCATGATCACCGGTGCGCAGGCGATCAAGGATTCCGGCCTCGTGGGCTCGCATGTGGAAAAGTTTAAGCAAGTGGCCAAGGACACAAATACCATCCTGATGTTCCGCCCGGTGAATCAGATGAGTACGGGCCTTCTTGAAGAGGGCACTGCCGCAAAGGGGCTCAATGTGCATGGCAAGTCTTCAGACTGGGGTCCCATGTCCGGCTATATTGCACGCGATCAGAACCTGAGCAAAAAACACGACGACTCCAAAGCGATCACCAAAGGCATTGAGGACAACCAGCACTCCCTTGAGCATGACGGGGACCGGGTCGGCTCCTCACAACTGACTTTGAGCAATAACCGATTGAACTACCTGACCGAAAACAAGCTCATCATCCCCTGCAATGACATGGGCGAGCCATTGTCAAAGAGCCCCGAAAATGGTCAACGCTACTTTCTCAACGGTGGCAAAAATGAAAACTACGTATTCAAATTGGAGCCAGATCAAGGAGGCTTCAAAGTCTCCTACAAGAATTTGGAGGGGAAGCAGCCAGTGGTGGGAGAGACCGTGAAAGAATGGAAGGAACTGGAGGTCATGGGAGGGAAGACCAAAAAGGAAGATGCTCCGGTCCCGCTGACTGCCGACTACGACATGTTCGCCATGCTGCCGAAAATGGGCGATGGAAAACTTGCAGGCAAAACGTTGGACAGAGATCCCGTACTCGCCCTGTTGATGAAAGAACGCAGCGAATTGAAAGAGCAGCTCAGGACGGCCAGTGGGGATTCTGTCACGGAACTCAAAGATCAACTGAAGTCCAAAAGCCGTGAAATCATCAGAACCACCATCAATAACGGGCGTAGCAAACTGCTCGGCCAGGAGGACCGTCAGAAAGTGGATCCCGAGCTCGGCCGTCTGACCAAATGGCAGGGGGAAATTCGCACCAAGCTCAATGACTCCGTAAAAGGTGAGAATGGATACACAGGCGGCGACTTGGTCAAACACGGTACCGAGCAGGACAATACACAGTTCTCCGAGAAAGATGAAAAAGTCTTCGTCATCATGCCCAATGGCGACACCTTCATGACCCAAAACTGGGAACAAACTCAAGCCTTCATGTGGTCGGCAAAACAAGATGACTTTCTGACTTACACCAACCGGTCATACAAGCAGTCTGGGGAGATGCCGACAAAAACAACCTTTTATCCAGGCCAAAATCCGGAGGATAAATTCAGCGGCACGCGACTGGATTTCGATATGAAACAAGCAGCGGTCAATCTCGGATTGACGACCGGTTGA